In Panacibacter ginsenosidivorans, the following proteins share a genomic window:
- a CDS encoding SusC/RagA family TonB-linked outer membrane protein, with protein sequence MRLKRQHPKRAKSRLLFFLFFLLLAMNSRAQEKSVEKKITGRVYAAFSEQPLVDVTVLIKGTSVHTSTDSTGRFVINAKVGDVIVIGRVGYLQKEVTVGKSNTIELKLEENGSDLKDVVVIGYGKTKRKDVTGAISSISGEELRQTLPTTIDQALQGKVAGVMVQQVSGQPGGGVAIQVRGVSSITGNNAPLYVIDGVIIPSPNDPGSGSNPLNTINPSEIESIDVLKDASASAIYGSQATNGVIIITTKRGKAGASSVSYEGYYGLQEIPKKLPTVNLQEFASLLNDRAVVWQFDARPELANPKYLGTGTDWQAELFRKAPMQNHSVTVNGGDARTQYLFSASYFDQEGIALGSDFKRFSVRLNLDNKTTNWLKIGTSLQLAHVDENVNSTTSSVISNALSLTPDVPVKNLDGSWGGVTNDAGWVVPIPNPVGLALLNSHTKKRNQVFGNVYAEIQFYRDLSLRNEVSGNFDFTNEKSFNPTYDFGRAKNTTNSASSASSQNIYTVVRNYLTYAHLFGKLSLNALAGHESQLNTFESVSASRRDFPSDNVTSVSSGDANTAANGGISGSGPALESYFGRVNLGWNDKYLLTGNVRRDGSSNFPADNRWVTTSSGAFAWRINNEKLLKGIKFINDLKLRLGYGVTNNQGIPGNTFVTMLSTVNNGLSGTAQFQSNLANPYVSWEKTKYANAGIDGTFLNWRLSFSFDIYDRQTDGLLLKLPLPLFSGTTTSWSPGAMQAPYVNIGAISNKGFDFRISSTNIRSKNITWRTDITVSHNVNKIISLGNGDVGANLSQTYNGYVFEKTVVGQAIGSFYGYVFDGIFATPGDFKSHALPVDQSGNPYPVSPNGGGIWYGDRKYKDLNGDGVINTNDQTFLGSPLPKYQFGLNNSFTYKDFDLNIFLSGSYGNKVFNQLTISQTYPGNNTNYFKAVLGYARVEYLDPNASHADVNNAYVSNPDTKIVGLRNDNTNENLRPSDLYIEDGSFIRCKNITLGYRIPERLLSKAHMHALRVYATVSNAFIITKYSGMDPEIGSWNPLQAGWDGGYYPQPRTFTFGVNLNLTK encoded by the coding sequence ATGAGACTTAAACGACAACATCCAAAAAGAGCCAAAAGCAGGCTGCTCTTTTTTTTATTTTTCCTGCTTCTTGCAATGAATAGTCGTGCACAGGAAAAATCTGTTGAAAAGAAAATTACCGGGAGAGTTTACGCTGCATTCAGTGAACAGCCCCTTGTTGATGTTACAGTATTGATTAAAGGCACCAGTGTACATACCTCTACAGACAGCACCGGTAGATTTGTTATTAATGCAAAGGTTGGAGATGTAATCGTCATCGGCAGGGTTGGTTACCTGCAAAAAGAAGTAACTGTTGGCAAAAGCAACACGATTGAGTTAAAACTGGAAGAGAATGGATCCGACCTTAAGGATGTAGTTGTTATTGGTTATGGCAAAACGAAGCGAAAAGATGTTACAGGTGCTATATCTTCTATTAGCGGAGAAGAACTTCGCCAAACACTTCCTACAACTATTGATCAGGCATTGCAGGGTAAAGTTGCGGGTGTAATGGTACAGCAGGTTTCTGGTCAGCCAGGCGGAGGTGTAGCTATTCAGGTTCGTGGAGTGTCTTCTATAACGGGAAACAACGCTCCATTGTATGTAATAGATGGAGTTATTATTCCTTCGCCAAATGATCCGGGCAGTGGTTCGAACCCGCTAAATACCATCAATCCTTCCGAAATTGAGAGTATTGACGTATTAAAAGATGCCTCGGCATCAGCAATTTACGGTTCGCAAGCTACAAATGGTGTAATCATAATTACTACTAAACGAGGGAAGGCAGGAGCTTCAAGCGTTTCATACGAAGGGTATTATGGTCTCCAGGAAATACCTAAGAAACTTCCTACCGTTAATCTGCAGGAATTTGCAAGTCTTTTAAATGATCGTGCTGTGGTATGGCAGTTTGATGCGAGACCAGAATTAGCAAACCCCAAATATTTGGGAACAGGTACAGATTGGCAGGCAGAATTATTCCGTAAAGCGCCGATGCAAAATCATTCTGTTACTGTTAATGGTGGCGATGCCCGCACACAGTATTTATTTTCAGCTTCTTATTTTGACCAGGAAGGTATTGCACTGGGTTCTGATTTTAAAAGATTTTCAGTTCGCTTAAACTTAGATAACAAAACAACCAATTGGCTGAAAATTGGAACCAGCCTTCAATTGGCACACGTTGACGAGAATGTCAATTCAACTACCTCAAGTGTTATTTCTAATGCGCTGAGCTTAACTCCTGATGTTCCTGTAAAAAATCTGGATGGAAGTTGGGGTGGTGTTACCAATGATGCCGGTTGGGTTGTACCTATTCCAAACCCCGTGGGGCTTGCGCTTTTGAATTCGCATACTAAAAAAAGAAACCAGGTATTTGGAAACGTATATGCAGAAATCCAGTTTTACAGGGATTTATCATTGCGTAATGAGGTATCCGGAAATTTCGATTTTACCAACGAAAAATCTTTCAATCCTACATATGATTTTGGCAGGGCCAAAAATACTACCAATTCCGCATCTTCTGCTTCCTCTCAGAATATATACACTGTAGTTCGCAATTATCTTACGTATGCCCATCTATTTGGAAAACTTAGTTTAAATGCATTAGCCGGGCACGAATCGCAATTAAACACTTTTGAAAGTGTATCAGCATCCAGAAGAGATTTTCCTTCCGATAATGTAACATCTGTCAGCAGCGGTGATGCCAATACAGCTGCTAACGGTGGTATATCAGGTTCAGGGCCTGCGCTTGAATCTTATTTTGGACGTGTTAATCTTGGATGGAACGACAAATATTTGTTAACTGGTAATGTTCGCAGAGATGGCTCTTCCAATTTTCCGGCAGATAATCGTTGGGTAACTACTTCGTCCGGCGCTTTTGCATGGAGAATAAATAATGAAAAACTTCTAAAAGGTATAAAATTTATTAATGACCTGAAGCTGCGTTTAGGTTATGGCGTAACCAATAACCAGGGGATACCGGGTAATACATTCGTTACAATGCTTTCTACTGTAAATAATGGCTTATCAGGTACGGCCCAATTCCAGTCTAACCTGGCAAATCCTTATGTAAGCTGGGAAAAAACGAAATATGCTAATGCAGGAATTGATGGAACGTTTTTAAACTGGAGATTAAGTTTTTCATTTGACATTTATGATCGTCAGACAGATGGACTGTTATTAAAGCTGCCGTTGCCATTATTTTCCGGAACCACTACAAGCTGGTCGCCGGGAGCTATGCAGGCGCCTTATGTTAATATCGGCGCTATTAGCAATAAAGGATTTGATTTTAGAATTAGTTCTACCAACATCAGGTCAAAAAATATTACATGGAGAACCGATATCACCGTTTCACACAACGTAAATAAGATAATAAGCTTAGGTAATGGTGATGTAGGAGCAAACTTATCGCAAACCTATAATGGATATGTTTTTGAAAAAACAGTCGTGGGTCAGGCAATCGGTTCGTTTTATGGCTATGTGTTCGATGGCATTTTCGCTACCCCTGGAGATTTTAAATCTCATGCACTTCCGGTAGACCAAAGTGGAAATCCATATCCTGTTTCACCTAATGGTGGTGGTATTTGGTATGGCGACAGAAAATATAAAGATCTCAACGGCGATGGTGTTATTAACACAAACGATCAAACGTTTTTAGGCTCTCCTTTACCTAAGTATCAATTTGGATTAAATAATTCCTTTACTTATAAAGATTTTGATCTAAACATTTTTCTTAGCGGAAGCTATGGAAATAAAGTATTTAACCAGTTGACAATTTCACAAACCTATCCTGGGAATAATACCAATTATTTTAAGGCTGTTTTGGGCTATGCCAGGGTTGAGTATTTGGATCCGAATGCATCACATGCTGATGTTAACAATGCTTACGTATCGAATCCCGATACAAAAATAGTGGGCTTGAGAAATGATAATACGAACGAAAATCTTCGCCCCTCTGATTTGTACATTGAAGATGGTTCATTTATCAGGTGCAAAAACATTACACTGGGATATAGAATTCCTGAAAGATTATTATCCAAAGCACATATGCATGCGCTCAGAGTTTATGCAACCGTTTCAAATGCTTTCATTATAACCAAATATTCGGGTATGGATCCTGAAATCGGATCCTGGAATCCGTTACAGGCTGGTTGGGATGGTGGATATTATCCTCAGCCGAGAACATTTACATTCGGAGTAAACCTGAATTTAACTAAATAA
- a CDS encoding TIM-barrel domain-containing protein, whose product MKLRLLLLNALFLCLYNAVLAGGASYIEAKDGVIVFTDPQFTGISCAVKLEVVSDNIIRVIAAPGKEIPPHESLITIYRKSQDVAWQLIPSNDNLSLKTKTLTAIVNLKTGAVSFCDITGKKILDEKPIDGRSFKNAVFDGQRYYNLTQTFQASADDAWYGLGQHQDGIMNYRGQQVTFFQNNTEVAIPFLISSKHYGILWDNYSLTKAGDVRPLEPLSALQLYSKKGEEGWLTASYANNKQKPQDIVTERAEGNISMEFLGDSKMQLPKEFTPATGVVTWEGSIESYFSGLHQFQFTFGGSLKVWLNGKLVLDHWRKAWNPAPALVPVDLRKGDKTAIKIEWAPQGAESYLSLKWQEPLSEEEQNNFSFSSEAGKQVDYYFIYGNNMDEVISGYRDITGKAPIVPKWALGFWQSRERYKTENEILSTVDEFRKRQIPIDNIVLDWSYWKEAEWGSQEFDKSRFPSPDSMIDVLHKKYNTQIMISVWPKFYEGISTYNDFETNGWLYKRNIADRQRDWIGKGYVSTFYDAFNANARKGFWDLINKKIYSKGIDAWWMDASEPDILSNVSPEKRKQQMTPTALGSAAAYLNVYPLQNAKGIYEGQRSTDPNKRVFLLTRSGFAGSQRYAAAIWSGDVGSTWTDMKNQIAAGVNFSMSGLPYWTMDIGGFVVPEKFEKPNAEKLEEWRELMTRWSQFGTFVPLFRVHGQYPFREIFNTASEDHPAYKSFLYYDKLRYRLLPYIYSLAGETYHDNYTIMRGLAMDFATDTAVLNIGDQYMCGPSLLINPVYEYKQRNRNLYLPTCAGWYDLYSGKYFEGGRKLNADAPYERMPVFVKAGSIIPFGPELQYTSEKPADTITLNVYTGADASFKLYEDEGTNYNYEKGAFSIIPINYNDTTKTLTIDKREGSFDGMLTKRTFRIVWISKDKPKDFNTAQNADATVTYQGEQITVNMK is encoded by the coding sequence ATGAAATTACGACTGCTATTGCTAAACGCTCTTTTTCTCTGTTTATATAATGCTGTATTGGCAGGAGGAGCTTCTTATATTGAAGCAAAAGATGGCGTTATTGTTTTTACAGACCCGCAGTTCACGGGCATATCCTGCGCCGTAAAACTGGAAGTGGTTTCTGATAATATTATAAGAGTAATTGCTGCACCGGGAAAAGAAATCCCTCCACATGAAAGCCTTATAACGATTTATAGAAAAAGTCAGGATGTAGCATGGCAACTTATCCCATCAAACGATAATCTTAGTTTAAAAACAAAAACACTCACCGCTATCGTCAATCTTAAAACAGGTGCTGTTTCTTTTTGTGATATAACGGGTAAAAAAATATTAGATGAAAAACCAATTGATGGAAGAAGTTTTAAAAATGCTGTTTTTGATGGTCAGCGTTATTATAATCTTACCCAGACTTTTCAGGCAAGTGCAGATGATGCGTGGTATGGATTGGGACAACACCAGGATGGTATTATGAATTACCGTGGACAGCAAGTCACGTTCTTTCAAAACAATACCGAAGTAGCAATCCCTTTTTTGATTTCCAGTAAACATTACGGTATTCTTTGGGATAATTATTCCTTAACGAAAGCCGGAGACGTAAGACCACTCGAGCCGCTTTCTGCATTGCAGCTTTATTCAAAAAAAGGAGAAGAAGGATGGCTTACGGCTTCTTATGCAAACAATAAGCAAAAGCCACAGGATATAGTTACTGAAAGAGCAGAGGGAAATATAAGTATGGAGTTTTTGGGAGACTCAAAAATGCAGCTTCCAAAAGAATTTACACCTGCAACGGGTGTGGTAACATGGGAAGGTAGTATAGAAAGTTATTTTTCCGGGCTTCACCAGTTTCAGTTCACATTTGGCGGTTCGCTAAAAGTATGGCTTAATGGCAAACTTGTGTTAGACCACTGGCGAAAAGCATGGAATCCTGCACCAGCATTGGTTCCTGTGGATTTGAGAAAAGGCGACAAGACAGCCATCAAAATTGAATGGGCGCCTCAAGGAGCAGAATCTTATCTCTCTTTGAAATGGCAGGAACCATTGAGTGAAGAAGAACAAAACAATTTCAGTTTTTCTTCTGAAGCAGGCAAACAGGTTGATTACTATTTTATCTATGGCAATAACATGGATGAAGTCATTTCCGGCTATCGCGATATTACCGGCAAAGCACCGATTGTTCCAAAATGGGCGCTTGGCTTTTGGCAAAGCCGTGAGCGGTACAAAACAGAGAATGAAATTCTCTCAACAGTTGATGAATTCCGTAAAAGACAAATACCCATAGATAATATTGTTTTAGACTGGAGCTATTGGAAAGAAGCAGAATGGGGCAGCCAGGAGTTTGACAAATCACGTTTTCCTTCTCCCGACAGTATGATAGATGTATTGCATAAAAAATACAATACACAGATCATGATCTCTGTGTGGCCAAAATTTTATGAAGGCATTTCAACCTACAATGATTTTGAAACGAATGGCTGGTTATATAAAAGAAATATTGCAGACCGTCAAAGAGACTGGATCGGCAAAGGCTATGTTTCTACTTTCTATGATGCATTCAACGCTAATGCACGAAAAGGTTTCTGGGATTTGATCAACAAGAAAATTTACAGCAAGGGAATTGATGCCTGGTGGATGGACGCAAGCGAACCGGATATTCTTTCCAATGTGTCGCCTGAAAAAAGAAAACAACAAATGACGCCAACTGCACTCGGCAGTGCAGCAGCATATTTGAACGTATATCCACTACAAAATGCAAAAGGCATTTATGAAGGGCAACGTTCAACCGATCCTAATAAAAGAGTTTTCTTACTAACGCGTTCTGGTTTTGCAGGTTCTCAGCGTTATGCCGCGGCAATATGGAGTGGCGATGTTGGTTCTACGTGGACGGACATGAAAAATCAAATTGCTGCAGGAGTAAATTTTTCTATGTCCGGACTTCCTTATTGGACGATGGATATTGGCGGCTTTGTTGTTCCCGAAAAGTTTGAAAAACCTAATGCAGAAAAGCTGGAAGAATGGAGAGAATTAATGACACGCTGGTCGCAGTTTGGTACGTTTGTTCCGCTGTTTCGTGTACATGGTCAATATCCTTTCAGAGAAATTTTCAATACCGCTTCTGAAGATCATCCTGCATATAAAAGCTTTTTGTATTACGATAAACTGCGTTATCGTTTACTCCCTTATATCTATTCATTAGCAGGTGAAACTTATCATGATAATTATACCATCATGCGTGGGCTTGCAATGGATTTTGCAACAGACACCGCAGTGTTGAATATCGGTGATCAGTACATGTGTGGTCCCTCCTTGTTGATCAATCCTGTTTATGAATACAAACAACGCAACCGCAATTTGTATTTGCCAACATGCGCAGGATGGTATGATCTCTATTCAGGAAAATATTTTGAAGGCGGTCGCAAACTCAATGCAGATGCGCCTTACGAAAGAATGCCTGTGTTTGTAAAAGCTGGTTCAATTATTCCTTTTGGCCCCGAACTGCAATACACTTCTGAAAAACCTGCTGATACCATTACGTTGAATGTTTATACAGGCGCTGATGCTTCTTTCAAATTATACGAAGATGAAGGCACAAACTACAATTACGAGAAAGGTGCATTCAGCATCATTCCAATAAACTACAACGATACAACAAAAACATTGACAATTGATAAACGCGAGGGCTCTTTCGATGGGATGCTTACAAAGAGAACCTTCCGCATAGTATGGATAAGTAAAGACAAACCAAAAGATTTTAATACAGCGCAAAATGCAGATGCAACAGTAACATACCAGGGAGAACAAATTACAGTGAATATGAAATAA
- a CDS encoding hybrid sensor histidine kinase/response regulator transcription factor has protein sequence MRLLIFTVLLLMSFTVFAQSEGYGFSRLDIYNGLSNNQVNAILKDQDGFLWFGTTSGLDRFDGYSFKIFRKQSNDSTSLTDSHINALYELPDGKMWVVTRAPACIYNSHTEKFMANESYLHALGLPSGYVVNIVKGNSGRYWFLYDNALYLYSSTDKKVKAITGNFLNTSERITSIKETNDGKLWLVYQNGFLQKYDINTNKVIFSSFALQNADTEGTAFYDFFIDSDGDLLFWRFASGLFLFHQQNNSVVQFNETSFPSRLSSNVVTHIVQDNNGVLWVATDHGGVTLIDKKNNFKTRYLLNDPKDPKSLSQNSITALYKDDKGIIWLGTYKQGVSYLNSNIVKFPYYHHELSNLKSLQYDDVNRFVEDKNGNIWIGTNGGGLIYFDRKNNTFKQYLHNPNDVNSLSNNVIVSLFIDHDNTLWIGTYLGGLNSFDGNKFTHYRHSENDSFSLSNDNVWEIFEDSEQNLWIGTLGSGLDLFDRKTNSFKHFQNKDGRRNVVSSNYISGIMQDRNGDLWIGSDIGITVFEKNKTTPVFYRHTSEDNSLSTDNVISLLQDSKGRIWVGTAEGLNLFNEQTKSFQVFSTSNGLPDNIILNILEDNYQTLWISTPNGLCNAIPQEKENGISLFIINYDETNNLQNREFNDNAAIKTRTGELLFGGPSGFNIINPDKIEKPSYNPKIIFTGLQIFNNNIEPGAIINDRVLLKESLSQLQSIDLKYKENVFSIEFVSLDFAHSTRDKYAYMLQGFNPDWLYANGNQRQVTYTNLDPGHYTFKVKVLNGNGLWSDVKTLQINIEPPFWRTPFAYIIYVLIAAGLFILARRITLDRIQMRFEVQQQRREVERAHAIEQLKTKFFTNVSHEFRTPLSLIISPLDKIIKHTSDEEQKNQLNLVQRNAKRLLNLVNQLLDFRKMEVQEIKLHPSIGDIIAFAEDISHSFTDIAEKKNIQFSFASNIDSLEIYFDKDKIEKILFNLLSNAFKYTHDGGTVSINLLYNPPSNNEANGTLVIEVKDTGIGIPEDMHDKIFERFFQTDVPQSMVNQGTGIGLAITKEFVKLHNGIITVKSEPEKGTCFTVLLPAKKIYEPSTRNTTVPIPAEDTEQLLSETSSRSGKKQTIMVIEDNEDIRFYLKDNLKAQYHVEEASNGKEGWEKIKQVNPDLVVSDIMMPVMDGIQLARKIKNETLTSHIPVILLTAKGSEEKQLEGFNIGVNDYITKPFTFEILASRIRNLLAQQKLLQKRFQKQIEVHPEEVTITPVDEKFLKQALEAIEKNMDNPDFSVEDFSRDMFMNRVTLYRKILSLTGKTPIEFIRSMRLKRAAQLLEKSGMSVSEIAYEVGFNNPKHFSKFFKEEFKVSPSQYVANKSDNSQEPA, from the coding sequence ATGCGTCTGCTTATTTTTACTGTTTTGCTGTTAATGTCCTTTACTGTTTTTGCTCAAAGTGAAGGTTATGGTTTTTCCAGGCTTGATATTTATAATGGTCTTTCGAATAACCAGGTTAATGCTATACTAAAAGACCAGGATGGCTTTTTATGGTTTGGTACTACATCGGGTCTTGATCGTTTTGATGGCTACTCTTTCAAGATATTCCGTAAACAATCTAACGACAGCACTTCATTAACCGATAGCCATATCAATGCGCTTTACGAACTGCCTGATGGAAAGATGTGGGTGGTAACGAGGGCTCCTGCCTGCATTTACAATTCACATACGGAAAAATTTATGGCAAATGAAAGTTATTTACATGCTCTCGGTTTGCCTTCAGGTTATGTTGTAAATATCGTAAAAGGAAATAGCGGAAGATATTGGTTTCTCTACGACAATGCATTATATCTTTATTCATCTACCGATAAAAAAGTAAAAGCGATCACTGGTAATTTCCTTAATACTTCTGAGAGAATTACTTCCATAAAAGAAACAAATGATGGAAAATTATGGCTGGTATATCAAAATGGATTTTTGCAGAAGTATGATATAAACACAAACAAAGTTATTTTCTCCAGTTTCGCTTTGCAAAATGCTGATACGGAAGGCACGGCTTTTTATGACTTTTTTATTGACAGTGATGGCGACTTGCTGTTTTGGCGATTTGCCTCCGGACTTTTTCTTTTTCATCAACAGAATAATTCTGTCGTTCAGTTTAACGAAACTTCATTTCCGTCACGATTGAGTTCCAACGTCGTGACTCATATTGTGCAGGATAACAACGGGGTCTTATGGGTTGCAACTGATCATGGAGGCGTAACGCTGATCGATAAAAAAAACAATTTCAAAACCAGGTATCTCTTGAATGACCCCAAGGATCCAAAGAGCCTCAGTCAGAATAGTATCACTGCTTTATACAAAGACGACAAAGGAATTATATGGCTTGGAACCTATAAGCAGGGTGTAAGTTATTTAAACAGCAACATTGTAAAGTTTCCTTATTATCACCATGAACTATCAAACTTGAAGAGCCTTCAATATGATGATGTAAACCGCTTTGTTGAAGATAAAAATGGTAATATCTGGATTGGAACCAACGGTGGAGGCTTAATATATTTCGACAGGAAAAACAATACATTCAAACAATACCTGCACAATCCTAATGATGTAAATAGCCTAAGCAATAACGTTATCGTAAGCTTATTCATTGATCATGATAACACGTTATGGATTGGCACTTATCTCGGCGGCTTAAACAGTTTCGATGGTAATAAGTTTACACACTACAGGCACAGCGAAAATGATTCTTTTAGTTTGTCAAACGATAATGTATGGGAAATATTTGAGGACAGCGAGCAAAATCTGTGGATAGGTACTTTAGGCAGCGGGCTTGATTTATTTGATAGAAAAACAAACAGCTTTAAGCATTTTCAAAATAAAGATGGCAGGCGAAATGTTGTGTCATCGAATTATATATCTGGAATTATGCAGGATAGAAACGGAGACCTGTGGATAGGTTCAGATATTGGCATTACTGTTTTTGAAAAAAATAAAACAACACCTGTTTTTTACAGGCATACAAGCGAAGACAATAGCTTGAGTACTGACAATGTCATCTCCCTCTTACAAGACAGTAAAGGAAGAATTTGGGTAGGTACTGCGGAAGGTTTGAATCTCTTTAATGAACAAACAAAAAGCTTCCAGGTATTTTCTACATCAAATGGTCTTCCTGATAATATTATATTGAATATCCTGGAAGATAATTATCAAACACTTTGGATTTCCACGCCTAATGGTTTATGCAATGCAATTCCGCAGGAAAAAGAAAATGGCATCAGTTTGTTCATCATTAATTATGATGAAACAAACAATCTTCAGAACCGCGAATTCAATGATAACGCCGCAATAAAAACAAGAACAGGAGAATTGCTTTTTGGCGGACCTTCCGGTTTCAACATCATTAATCCTGATAAAATTGAAAAGCCTTCTTATAATCCTAAAATTATTTTTACAGGCCTACAAATTTTTAATAACAATATTGAGCCAGGTGCAATAATTAATGATCGTGTACTTTTAAAAGAATCTCTATCACAGCTACAAAGCATTGACCTCAAATACAAAGAGAATGTTTTCTCTATAGAATTTGTGTCGCTTGATTTTGCACACAGTACCCGGGATAAATATGCGTACATGCTCCAGGGATTTAACCCTGATTGGTTATATGCAAATGGCAACCAACGCCAGGTCACGTACACAAACCTGGACCCGGGGCACTATACTTTTAAAGTAAAAGTTTTAAATGGCAACGGTTTGTGGAGCGATGTAAAAACGTTGCAGATAAATATTGAGCCGCCCTTCTGGAGAACGCCATTTGCATACATTATTTATGTATTGATTGCAGCAGGGTTGTTTATACTTGCACGCCGCATCACGTTAGATAGAATTCAAATGCGCTTTGAAGTGCAACAGCAACGCAGGGAAGTTGAGAGGGCTCATGCCATAGAGCAATTGAAAACAAAATTCTTCACCAATGTAAGCCATGAATTTCGCACACCCTTAAGCCTTATTATTTCTCCTTTAGATAAGATCATCAAACACACTTCAGATGAAGAGCAAAAAAATCAATTAAACCTTGTGCAACGAAATGCAAAGCGTTTATTGAACCTCGTAAATCAACTGCTCGACTTTAGAAAAATGGAAGTACAGGAAATAAAATTGCATCCTTCTATAGGTGATATTATCGCATTTGCTGAAGATATCAGTCACTCCTTCACGGATATTGCTGAAAAGAAAAACATTCAGTTTTCATTTGCATCAAACATTGATAGCCTTGAGATTTATTTTGACAAGGATAAGATTGAAAAAATATTATTCAACCTGCTGTCAAATGCTTTTAAATATACACACGATGGCGGCACAGTCAGCATCAATCTTCTTTACAATCCACCCTCTAATAATGAAGCTAATGGAACGCTTGTTATAGAAGTAAAGGATACAGGCATTGGCATTCCTGAAGACATGCACGACAAAATCTTTGAACGGTTTTTTCAAACGGATGTTCCTCAAAGCATGGTTAACCAGGGTACAGGTATTGGTCTTGCAATCACAAAAGAGTTTGTAAAACTTCACAATGGAATTATTACAGTAAAGAGCGAGCCTGAAAAAGGCACCTGCTTTACAGTGCTGCTTCCTGCAAAAAAAATATATGAACCTTCAACTCGAAACACAACCGTTCCCATACCTGCAGAAGACACTGAACAATTACTATCTGAAACAAGCAGCAGAAGTGGCAAAAAGCAGACGATAATGGTAATCGAAGACAATGAAGACATTCGCTTCTATTTAAAAGACAACCTCAAGGCGCAATATCATGTAGAAGAGGCTTCCAACGGCAAGGAAGGTTGGGAGAAAATAAAACAGGTAAACCCAGACCTTGTTGTAAGCGACATTATGATGCCTGTAATGGACGGAATTCAATTAGCCAGGAAAATAAAAAACGAAACGCTTACTTCCCATATTCCCGTTATTCTGCTCACGGCGAAAGGAAGCGAAGAAAAGCAACTCGAAGGTTTTAATATTGGCGTAAATGACTACATCACCAAACCTTTTACTTTTGAAATTCTTGCGTCACGTATCAGGAATTTGCTTGCACAGCAAAAATTATTGCAGAAACGCTTTCAAAAGCAAATTGAAGTTCACCCGGAAGAAGTTACCATAACGCCAGTTGACGAAAAGTTCCTGAAACAAGCGTTAGAAGCTATAGAGAAAAATATGGACAACCCGGATTTTTCAGTGGAAGATTTTAGTCGTGACATGTTCATGAACCGCGTTACTTTATATAGAAAAATTCTTTCCCTCACCGGCAAAACGCCCATAGAGTTCATCCGCTCCATGCGTTTAAAAAGAGCCGCGCAGTTATTGGAAAAAAGCGGTATGTCGGTTTCCGAGATTGCTTACGAAGTCGGTTTCAATAATCCCAAACATTTTTCAAAGTTCTTCAAAGAAGAATTCAAAGTATCGCCTTCGCAGTACGTAGCAAACAAGAGTGATAACAGCCAGGAGCCTGCCTGA